The following is a genomic window from Prevotella sp. E13-17.
CAAACTGTTTATCACTATCGAAGACACTGGACGTGGCATCAAAAAGGAGGACCTGCCACGCATCTTCGAACGATTTGTATTAGGCACGAACAAAGGCACGGGCCTCGAACTGGCCATCTGCAAGGAGTTACTCCAACAGATGGGGGGCACTATCAGTGTTTATTCGGAAGACGAAAAGGGAACATCTGTAGTGATCACCCTACCATGTAATGCAATAACCATTGAAAGAAAGGCTTCGCTATGATATTGTTGGATTCCATATTCTCTTCATTCATCACCATCAACATTCTGATGGTTTTTGTGATGATATTCATTCTGGCGATGACCTTCTTCATCGTGAACAGGCGATTTAGCATCGTCACAGCCCAAAATCAGCTACTGAAGGCATTAACACTTTATGTGAAGCACCATGAGTCTTTCGACAATGAAGAAGAAGAGCATCTCGACACCTCATTAGCAGAGCTTGGAGAAAACTACCAAAGGGCTTTCGAGAGTACCCTCGCGGCCATGTCGTTCTATACGCCTGACGGCAAACTAATAGAGGTAAACAATGCCATGCGCAAGCTGTGCCACTTTGATGAGAAGGGCGACACCTACTACCTCCATGTCAACATGTTCGACACCCCTCATCTCATCAAGGACTTTAAACGTGACAGAACAGAGGAGTTTCACGTATGCCAGCACATGTATCAGCCTGAGATTGGCATTGACCAGTTTATCGAGGCAAAGATTCGTCCTGTATTTGACAACGAGGGTAACAAAGCGTTCTATATGTTTGCCGCACGCGACATCACCGACGAACGCAGAACGTATCTTGAGCAACAGCATCGCGACAAGGAATTGCAGGAGGCCAATAGCACCATCATGGAATACGAGAGCGAGCTACGCTATTTGCTGGAAAGCAGCAAAATGTTTGTATGGCACACCATCGACAAAGAGGGTATCATACACTTCTCGCAATCGCTGCGCGACAAAGGCTATACAGAAACTTTCGAAGAGTATATCTCTACCATCAACATATCGCAGCGTGCACAAGCTGCCAAGGCTCTGAAAGAGCTATTGAATAGTGATGAACCACTCAACACGATACATCTCTTCGACCGTACATTCCTCGACGACCAGTCTGGCTGGTACTTGATCAGCGGCGTACCTTTCTACGACGAGAAGGGGGAAAGAACAGGCTACATGGGCATCGTGAAAGACGTGAGTGGACTCATGGAGGCTCAGGAGAAATTGAAAGAGGAGACCCTGCGTGCCGAGAATTCTGGCCGACTGAAGAGTGTCTTTCTGGCCAATATGACCCACGAGATACGCACACCGCTGAATGCCATCGTGGGATTCTCTGACTTGCTGCAGATGGTCGATGAGCCTGAAGACCGCAAAGAGTTCATTCGCATCATCCGCAATAACTGCGACATGCTGATGCGACTCATCGACGACATCCTCGAAGCGTCCGACATGAATCAGGGACCGCAATCCATCCATCCGGAAGACGTTGACTTTGCAGTGGCATTCAACGATATCTGCGAGACCCTGCGACAGCGTGTGCAGAATCCCAATGTGACATTTATCGCTGAAAACGCTTATCAGTCATTCAACACCTGCATCGACAAAGGACGTATCCAGCAGGTGGTCACCAACTTTGTGACCAACGCTGTGAAATACACTAAAGAGGGACATATCAAGGTGGGCTATCAATACACCACCTGTCCTAACAAGCCTGCCGACAGCGAGAGAGGACTTTACATCTACTGTGAAGACACGGGGGCAGGCATTCCGAAAGAAAAACAAGCAGATGTATTCAAGCGCTTCGTCAAGCTCAACGACTTCGTACAGGGCACAGGCCTGGGACTGAGCAT
Proteins encoded in this region:
- a CDS encoding PAS domain-containing sensor histidine kinase, whose product is MILLDSIFSSFITINILMVFVMIFILAMTFFIVNRRFSIVTAQNQLLKALTLYVKHHESFDNEEEEHLDTSLAELGENYQRAFESTLAAMSFYTPDGKLIEVNNAMRKLCHFDEKGDTYYLHVNMFDTPHLIKDFKRDRTEEFHVCQHMYQPEIGIDQFIEAKIRPVFDNEGNKAFYMFAARDITDERRTYLEQQHRDKELQEANSTIMEYESELRYLLESSKMFVWHTIDKEGIIHFSQSLRDKGYTETFEEYISTINISQRAQAAKALKELLNSDEPLNTIHLFDRTFLDDQSGWYLISGVPFYDEKGERTGYMGIVKDVSGLMEAQEKLKEETLRAENSGRLKSVFLANMTHEIRTPLNAIVGFSDLLQMVDEPEDRKEFIRIIRNNCDMLMRLIDDILEASDMNQGPQSIHPEDVDFAVAFNDICETLRQRVQNPNVTFIAENAYQSFNTCIDKGRIQQVVTNFVTNAVKYTKEGHIKVGYQYTTCPNKPADSERGLYIYCEDTGAGIPKEKQADVFKRFVKLNDFVQGTGLGLSISKSIAERCNGDIGVTSEGEGHGSTFWLWIPCQLKG